The Osmerus eperlanus chromosome 12, fOsmEpe2.1, whole genome shotgun sequence genome has a segment encoding these proteins:
- the mlst8 gene encoding target of rapamycin complex subunit lst8 isoform X1: protein MNVNQGTVGSDPVILATAGYDHTVRFWQAHSGICTRTVQHQDSQVNSLEVTPDRSMIAAAGYQHIRMYDLNSNNPNPVINYDGVSKNITSVGFHEDGRWMYTGGEDCMARIWDLRSRNLQCQRIFQVNAPINCVCLHPNQAELIVGDQSGVIHIWDLKTDHNEQLIPEPEVSINSVHIDPDASYMAAVNSSGNCYVWNLAGGMGDEVTQLIPKTKIPAHKRYSLRCKFSPDSTLLATCSADQTCKIWRTSNFSLMTELSIKSNNPGETSRGWMWDCAFSGDSQYIVTASSDNLARLWCVETGEIKREYSGHQKAVVCLAFNDSVLG from the exons ATGAATGTGAACCAGGGTACGGTGGGCAGCGATCCAGTCATCCTTGCCACGGCGGGATATGACCACACAGTCCGATTCTGGCAGGCCCACAGCGGCATCTGCACCCGCACCGTGCAGCACCAGGACTCC CAAGTAAATTCCCTTGAAGTTACCCCTGACCGCAGTATGATTGCCGCTGCAG GTTATCAGCACATCCGCATGTACGACCTGAACTccaacaaccctaaccctgtcataAACTACGACGGCGTCAGCAAGAATATCACCTCAGTCGGCTTCCACGAAGACGGGCGATGGATGTACACAGGAGGGGAGGACTGCATGGCCCGCATCTGGGACCtcag GTCAAGGAACCTCCAGTGCCAGAGGATCTTCCAAGTCAATGCTCCCatcaactgtgtgtgtctgcaccctAACCAG GCAGAGCTGATTGTGGGCGACCAGAGTGGAGTGATCCATATCTGGGACCTGAAGACAGACCACAACGAGCAGCTGATCCCAGAGCCAGAGGTCTCCATCAACTCCGTCCACATCGACCCTGACGCCAGCTACATGGCAGCTGTCAACAGCTCG ggaaACTGTTACGTGTGGAACCTGGCCGGGGGGATGGGCGACGAGGTGACACAGCTCATCCCCAAGACGAAGATCCCAGCACACAAACGCTACTCCCTGCGCTGCAAGTTCAGCCCAGACTCCAC ccTGCTCGCCACCTGCTCTGCCGACCAGACCTGTAAGATTTGGAGGACGTCCAACTTCTCCCTGATGACGGAGCTGAGCATCAAGAGCAACAACCCCGGGGAGACCTCTAGAGGCTGGATGTGGGACTGCGCCTTCTCTGGGGACTCCCAGTACATCGTTACTG cctcgtcTGACAATCTGGCCCGCCTGTGGTGTGTGGAGACGGGGGAGATCAAGAGGGAGTACAGCGGACACCAGAAGGCCGTGGTCTGTCTCGCCTTCAACGACAGCGTCCTTGgctga
- the mlst8 gene encoding target of rapamycin complex subunit lst8 isoform X2 has protein sequence MIAAAGYQHIRMYDLNSNNPNPVINYDGVSKNITSVGFHEDGRWMYTGGEDCMARIWDLRSRNLQCQRIFQVNAPINCVCLHPNQAELIVGDQSGVIHIWDLKTDHNEQLIPEPEVSINSVHIDPDASYMAAVNSSGNCYVWNLAGGMGDEVTQLIPKTKIPAHKRYSLRCKFSPDSTLLATCSADQTCKIWRTSNFSLMTELSIKSNNPGETSRGWMWDCAFSGDSQYIVTASSDNLARLWCVETGEIKREYSGHQKAVVCLAFNDSVLG, from the exons ATGATTGCCGCTGCAG GTTATCAGCACATCCGCATGTACGACCTGAACTccaacaaccctaaccctgtcataAACTACGACGGCGTCAGCAAGAATATCACCTCAGTCGGCTTCCACGAAGACGGGCGATGGATGTACACAGGAGGGGAGGACTGCATGGCCCGCATCTGGGACCtcag GTCAAGGAACCTCCAGTGCCAGAGGATCTTCCAAGTCAATGCTCCCatcaactgtgtgtgtctgcaccctAACCAG GCAGAGCTGATTGTGGGCGACCAGAGTGGAGTGATCCATATCTGGGACCTGAAGACAGACCACAACGAGCAGCTGATCCCAGAGCCAGAGGTCTCCATCAACTCCGTCCACATCGACCCTGACGCCAGCTACATGGCAGCTGTCAACAGCTCG ggaaACTGTTACGTGTGGAACCTGGCCGGGGGGATGGGCGACGAGGTGACACAGCTCATCCCCAAGACGAAGATCCCAGCACACAAACGCTACTCCCTGCGCTGCAAGTTCAGCCCAGACTCCAC ccTGCTCGCCACCTGCTCTGCCGACCAGACCTGTAAGATTTGGAGGACGTCCAACTTCTCCCTGATGACGGAGCTGAGCATCAAGAGCAACAACCCCGGGGAGACCTCTAGAGGCTGGATGTGGGACTGCGCCTTCTCTGGGGACTCCCAGTACATCGTTACTG cctcgtcTGACAATCTGGCCCGCCTGTGGTGTGTGGAGACGGGGGAGATCAAGAGGGAGTACAGCGGACACCAGAAGGCCGTGGTCTGTCTCGCCTTCAACGACAGCGTCCTTGgctga
- the meiob gene encoding meiosis-specific with OB domain-containing protein — protein MSYNALAAQSFVAISELHPNTLHPRVAGVIIGKTDVKSFPDRKNIGFDRFTFGFTVKDSVDYFINVTSWGGEGYINSLSGSFSIGDCVIIENPLVATKDPDKEDRFCPSTPSFYRLLVTEAHSRVTLCADTEAIEQLLPLLHLPVKDPRDFYSLGDIVANGQSLDGSVINILAAVRSIGEPKFFTTSDGRKGQRLEVKLFDDCVPSFSLVCWDREAIQLVQRLLPRETVLFVSDARVGFDSFRNCMAATVNSKTIVTVNPDTKEASLLFSYAKELSDSGALEEEVRPGDVLVESISDVYTVSELKLRAQENPEGFCGITYSFISKLDLDSSVSRVIRSRCSKCRYQVSEDLQSCNNPSCPAGGQPLSITTGFDLLVDVTDHTGTLQSCYLNSTAAEKTLGCTPEEFASLTDDERTALKWRFLLERCKIYLKILPSPKSRNGVKGSVLACSLADPGEVKQSLAAGLQ, from the exons ATGTCTTACAACGCACTCGCCGCTCAAAGTTTTGTTGCTATTTCGGAGTTGCATCCAAACACTTTACATCCG AGAGTTGCTGGTGTAATTATTGGAAAAACTGACGTCAAAAGCTTCCCAGACAGAAAAA ATATTGGCTTTGACAGATTCACTTTTGGCTTCACCGTCAAAGACTCTGTCGATTACTTCATCAATGTGACGTCATGGGGTGGCGAAGGCTACATCAACAGTCTCTCTGGCAGCTTCAGTATTGGAGACTGTG TCATAATTGAAAATCCTCTAGTTGCTACTAAAGATCCTGACAAGGAGGATAGATTCTGCCCTTCTACTCCAAG TTTCTACAGGCTGCTGGTGACAGAGGCTCACTCCCGGGTGACTCTCTGCGCCGACACGGAGGCCATAGAGCAGCTGCTGCCGCTGCTGCACCTGCctgtgaaggaccccagagactTCTACTCCCTGGGGGACATCGTGGCCAACGGACAGAGTCTGGACGGGAGCGTCATCAACATCCTGGCCGCCGTGAGATCC ATTGGAGAGCCAAAGTTTTTCACCACGTCAGACGGTCGCAAGGGACAGAGGTTGGAGGTGAAGCTGTTTGACGACTgcgtcccctccttctccttggtCTG ctgggataGGGAGGCCATACAGCTGGTGCAGCGCTTGCTgcccagagagacag tGCTCTTCGTCTCAGACGCACGTGTCGGTTTCGACAGCTTCCGGAACTGCATGGCAGCCACGGTCAACTCCAAAACCATCGTCACCGTCAACCCTG ACACTAAGGAGGCCAGCCTGCTGTTCAGCTATGCTAAGGAGCTGTCTGACTCTGGGGCTCTGGAGGAAGAAGTCAGGCCAGGAGATGTTCTTG TGGAGTCCATCAGTGACGTATACACAGTCAGTGAGCTGAAGCTGAGAGCCCAGGAGAACCCAGAGGGCTTCTGTGGGATCACCTACAGCTTCATCTCCAAGCTGGACCTGGACTCCTCTGTGTCCAGGGTCATTAGGAGCAGGTG TTCCAAGTGCAGGTACCAGGTCAGTGAGGACCTGCAGAGCTGCAATAACCCAtcctgtccagcagggggccaACCGCTGAGCATCACCACAGGGTTTGACCTGCTGGTTGATGTGACTGACCACACTGGAACCCTGCAGTCCTGCTACCTCAACAGCACTGCCGCAGAGAAGACCCTGGGCTGCACC CCTGAGGAGTTTGCCAGTTTAACTGATGACGAGCGAACGGCCTTGAAGTGGAGGTTCCTCTTGGAGAGATGCAAGATCTACCTGAAG ATCCTTCCATCTCCTAAGTCCAGGAATGGTGTCAAAGGGAGTGTGCTGGCCTGTTCTCTGGCTGATCCTGGGGAGGTCAAGCAGAGCCTGGCTGCAGGCCTGCAGTAA